The following coding sequences are from one Betaproteobacteria bacterium window:
- a CDS encoding ABC transporter substrate-binding protein: MASSKLWGALCLLATVTTGTWGADPVRIAVTGPYSGPSAPMGQSMLAGVKLAADEINLGGGLFGRPLELVIKDDKGDPETAKQVSTEAVRQDKVVAAVGFINTGVALAAQKIYQDARVPVINNVATGVKVTRQFIAPEHKENYIFRNSAADGIQAAAVVRDAVDRRKFQKLAIFHDSTPYGEFGKDQLIAELARHQIKPVFVGRFAPGTADMSSLLKEARGAGAQALLTYALGPDLAAIANERARLAWPVPMIGSWTLSLPNFLEAAGKNAEGARMPQTFIEEANNSRRTGFISAYHAANKTKRIPSAVSAAQGYDSLYLLVSAMFQAADTDGAKVRAALENLAKPVYGVVTVYDRPFTADDHEAISDNMVFMGEVKNGRIVYAYSDEERRSLVTQKKERR; this comes from the coding sequence ATGGCATCAAGCAAGCTCTGGGGGGCGCTATGCCTCCTTGCCACCGTCACCACCGGCACCTGGGGTGCCGACCCGGTGCGCATCGCCGTCACCGGCCCCTACAGCGGGCCGTCGGCCCCCATGGGCCAGTCCATGCTGGCGGGGGTGAAGCTCGCGGCGGATGAAATCAATCTGGGGGGCGGCCTGTTCGGACGCCCCCTCGAACTGGTCATCAAGGACGACAAGGGCGATCCCGAGACCGCCAAGCAGGTGTCCACCGAGGCGGTGCGCCAGGACAAAGTGGTCGCCGCCGTAGGCTTCATCAACACCGGCGTCGCCCTCGCCGCTCAGAAGATCTACCAGGACGCCCGCGTCCCGGTCATCAACAACGTGGCCACCGGAGTGAAGGTCACCCGCCAGTTCATTGCGCCGGAGCACAAGGAAAACTATATCTTCCGCAATTCCGCCGCCGACGGCATCCAGGCCGCCGCCGTGGTGCGCGACGCGGTAGACAGGCGCAAGTTCCAGAAGCTCGCCATCTTCCACGATTCGACCCCCTACGGGGAGTTCGGCAAGGACCAGCTGATCGCCGAGCTGGCTCGCCACCAGATCAAGCCAGTCTTCGTCGGGCGCTTCGCCCCGGGGACGGCGGACATGAGCAGCCTCCTGAAGGAAGCCCGTGGCGCCGGCGCCCAGGCCCTGCTCACCTACGCCCTGGGGCCTGATCTCGCCGCCATCGCCAACGAGCGCGCTCGCCTGGCCTGGCCGGTACCCATGATCGGCAGCTGGACCCTGTCCCTGCCCAATTTCCTCGAAGCCGCCGGCAAGAACGCCGAGGGGGCCCGCATGCCCCAGACCTTCATCGAGGAAGCCAACAATTCCCGCCGCACCGGCTTCATTTCCGCCTACCACGCCGCCAACAAGACCAAGCGCATTCCCTCGGCCGTCTCCGCCGCCCAGGGCTACGATTCGCTCTATCTGCTGGTTTCCGCCATGTTCCAGGCGGCGGACACCGACGGCGCCAAGGTGCGGGCCGCCCTGGAGAATCTGGCCAAGCCGGTGTACGGCGTGGTCACGGTGTACGACCGCCCCTTCACCGCAGACGACCACGAGGCCATTTCCGACAACATGGTCTTCATGGGCGAAGTGAAAAACGGCCGCATCGTCTACGCCTACTCGGACGAGGAACGCCGCAGCCTGGTGACCCAGAAGAAGGAACGCCGCTGA